A window of Rhipicephalus microplus isolate Deutch F79 chromosome X, USDA_Rmic, whole genome shotgun sequence genomic DNA:
ATGATCACGCTAAACAAGAGTGACAAGGAAGCTCCCACAAGGGTGTGTCATACGCTTTCACAGCCTCTAGAAAAAGTACATGTTTTTCGAAAACCAGTTCCTCCTTTCCTCCTTCCTACTTCCTCGTGTATATAAGCGCTGTTTTGTATTTTCTCCTGGAACCGCTTGTTACCAAGGTTAACCATTCTACACATAAGcaaccccccaaaaaaaaatcctGCTTACCGCTCTGCGTAACAGAACTTCCAGCGTTTCACTTGGTTCACGACTCAGTTTGCCATACACAGTGGTGTTCGTAGTACAAAAGCGCAGACAGTTTCTGTGAGAGTCTGTCACGACGGTTTCATTGCCACAACTACAACCCGGTCGGCGTTGCCCCAACACCAAACTGGACTCCCGTTAGGCATATTAATATTGCCGGTGAATTTTCATGAATGGGCTTCAATGTTGTCACGCGATGCTCcctcttcaagttttttttttttttttgttcctccgTGCCCTCTTACCTGCCCTTTCTAACCCCAGCTCTCTCTCTCATTTCCTCTGATGAACCATATTATTCGAGGCTATGTCAGGCTTTCTCGTCTCTCCTCTCCATTTCCATCCTCTCACTCCCTTTCCACTGCCGCTTCCTTTTTACACTACAGTGTACCGGGCTGTACTAGGCTATATGAGGTGCTTGTCACTAGAGCTGTGCGCAGCCGcaccgcgccgccgccgccgtctaGTTTCCTCGCGCCGCTTGGCGCCGCAGTCGAAATTTTCAGGGCGGGCACGCCACTGCCGCCGCCACGCCATAAAGGCGGCGTGGCACCAGTGCACCATAATTCGCCGCTTTTAAAGGCCTACTCCGGTGATTTTTTTACCATGTCAAAGTTAGAGTGTTTCTATGtccctgagacactcttgtcacgagcccaatagctgaaatgctcaggaaattgaaaataatttttaataggCAAAAATGTGCAATGCCGAAACCCAACCAAGCGCTCTGTCTGCGTATGATGTACTATTTGGTAGATCCGGAGACCGTATAGTGGTTCCGCCAgcgcggagtatgaaaactgtgaaagccagtccAGCGATGCACCAGCCAAACACCAtcgaggaaggaagaaagcattcccgtgctatacccgtgccaaacaccgcCACCGTCAccttgttgaaagcacaataaacgctgtagcggcctAAGTAgttcaacactgtcgaaatttgggcttgttggtgcattgcgacgactgaaaatagcgctaaaaaacgaggacacaagaagaggacacacaacacaggcgctaactttcaacataatgtttattaccaccgcgcGCTCGCCTATATCACAAAAAAATATCACATGACATGAAAGATGTGCacaaaaattaatttcttagaaaatacaattctttatcactaagcgtaagagagggagtgctgacgcacttagaccccagtgaagcgatagcctcagcctcaataatctctctagtaagcttatcgaacattctcttgataactgtgcatgcattgaatatcggcgcgcagccgcaggatttacaatgtatggccaaccaactcccctgcccgtttttcacattattacaatgttctcttaatcgatcattaaggcaacggcccgtctgtccaatgtactctttaccacaagaaagcgggatgcgataaacaacgcatatgatgcaggggacataaacagttcgatgcttcttactacacCCTTTGGGTTTTTCGTCACGGTTATGAAGGCCAcaaaggctgaccaacttcttgggagccgaaaagacaaccctaacttcagagcgcttagctaatttctttaggttgtgcgatatcttgtgaAAGTACGGTATGACGACTAGGTGCTTCGGTTTTTCGGCATCACGACTCGCCGGACAtcctgggttgcgaagcgtacgaagcaagccttctgcaactgaagtttggacgtgcataggataacctgctttcaacaaacggtctgactgattatgaaaactattggcgatttcgtgctcacaagatttgcttaaagcatgacgaaaacaatgactgatgatgcctcttttcactagtttAGAGTGAGCTGATTGGTAAGGAAGGACCGGTTTGTTCGTACGTGGTTGGTATGCCCAACATATGCGGTTAggatgaaaggtgaagaggacatcgaggaattttatggcattgctctcaggcagttcgtgtgtgagagtcaagggtttaaaacactccgaaaaatgtgaaattatttttgccaaaCCTGCCTCGTCCGCTACCGTGTCATTAGTTAATAAAATAAGATAGTCATCGACAAACCGGAAtactttttttatcttcaaattatcaagatgtaggtaaatcgatctgtccattctacttaaaaatatgtcgcttaaaaTGGGCGCAATGCAAGACCCGATACAGATTCCGTCATTTTGAATAAAAGGCTTGTCATCCCATGAAATGTAGGTCGTCTTGAGATAAaatgataaaagttctaaaaaccgACTTACAGGAACACCACACTCGGTTTGAAATTTAACAGAGCCAAACAAATCTATGCACTCTTCAACCGCAGGAAGCAACTGATCATGGGGAATAGAATAATACAAATCAGTCACGTCGACTGAAAAACCATAAACATGCTCATTAACACAAGGACGGTAAGAGAGTTCTCAAGGAGCACTCTCTTACCGTCCTTCCCGCTGATAAGGAAGGAGGCTTCGCCATCCTGACTCTGGGACTGTTTGGTTCTAAGGCTCACACTGCTGTAAGCTCTGTTTTCTCCTCTCGCGAGGACGTCCGCATTGAAAAAGTTAAATCGGAAGCAAAAAAGCTATGCAAAGACCTTGACCTCCCTCGAGTTGTCGGTGGCATCACAAATAGTAAGCAGGactttttaaaagtgttttttaaTGCAAAGACTCACAAGAGCAATATGCCTTTTAGGGTAATTGTTTCAGAATGTGATACTTGGCAGAAATCGATTGCTACTTTTTTGCAAGAACAGTTGAACCGGCTTGACGTTGATGATCCTTTCATTGTAAAAAATTCTGATCAAGTCATAGATTATGTGAAAACTTGTGTTAATGAGCATGTTTATGGTTTTTCAGTCGACGTGACTGATTTGTATTATTCTATTCCCCATGATCAGTTGCTTCCTGCGGTTGAAGAGTGCATAGATTTGTTtggctctgttagatttcaaaccgagtgtggtgttcctgtaagtcggtttttagaacttttatcattTTATCTCAAGACGACCTACATTTCATGGGATGACAAGCCTTTTATTCAAAATGACGGAATCTGTATCGGGTCTTGCATTGCGCCCAttttaagcgacatatttttaagtagaatggacagatcgatttacctacatcttgataatttgaagataaaaaaagtgttccggTTTGTCGATGACTATCTTATTTTATTAACTAATGACACGGTAGCGGACGAGGCAGGtttggcaaaaataatttcacatttttcggagtgttttaaacccttgactctcacacacgaactgcctgagagcaatgccataaaattcctcgatgtcctcttcacctttcatccTAACCGCATATGTTGGGCATACCAACCACGTACGAACAAACCGGTCCTTCCTTACCAATCAGCTCACTCTaaactagtgaaaagaggcatcatcagtcattgttttcgtcatgctttaagcaaatcttgtgagcacgaaatcgccaatagttttcataatcagtcagaccgtttgttgaaagcaggttatcctatgcacgtccaaacttcagttgcagaaggcttgcttcgtacgcttcgcaaTCCAGGATGTCCAGCGAGTCGTGATGCCGAAAAACCGAAGCACCTAGTCGTCATACCGTACTTtcacaagatatcgcacaacctaaagaaattagctaagcgctctgaagttagggttgtcttttcggctcccaagaagttggtcagcctttgTGGCCTTCATAACCGTGACGAAAAACCCAAAGGgtgtagtaagaagcatcgaactgtttatgtcccctgcatcatatgcgttgtttatcgcatcccgctttcttgtggtaaagagtacattggacagacgggccgttgccttaatgatcgattaagagaacattgtaataatgtgaaaaacgggcaggggagttggttggccatacattgtaaatcctgcggctgcgcgccgatattcaatgcatgcacagttatcaagagaatgttcgataagcttactagagagattattgaggctgaggctatcgcttcactggggtctaagtgcgtcagcactccctctcttacgcttagtgataaagaattgtattttctaagaaattaatttttgtGCGCATCTTTCATGTCATGCGATATTTTTTTGTGATATAGGCGAGCgcgcggtggtaataaacattatgttggaagttagcgcctgtgctgtgtgtcctcttcttgtgtcctcgttttttagcgctattttcagtcggcCTAAGTAGTGATGCTATCGGCTGggtcacttccgttgacatgccaaacatgacgtcacacagacaatGTTGCCAATACTTCTGGTAAGTGAGGTGAGCTTTTCGAGACAACCTTtcaaattcatttgcaaacgatCAGCACATCACTCAAACCTGAGATTTGGCATAAAAGACTAAAATGTACAAATGAACATACCCAGCAAATTTCATTGAGATTCATTTACCTCGAAAAGtcgctggagttggcctttaaagacgatagtctttcttggggaccttcgacgggcAAAATTTGAACTGTCGGTACATTAGCCTGTTCGTCCACCCTTAACGGCACTCTAGAAGTCGCTAGAGTGACTGGCCGATACGTCAagcggccgacctcatccgcagcgcccaccaatattgctcaaggttcagcgttcatacttgtgcgattctcaattaaaaaacaattattacgcatatctgaggcgccacaacaacacgtcaatattcttaTGTATACCCTTTACATAGACAAGGCATACAtagcaattctaaggaccgtagcgtttatcacgctgcgctgaccgtgcaacgcttgcacgaaaggcaagtgtttccaacgctttgcaaagacgacacggtggtggcacctacccgtcgccttgcgttctactccttatcaacTCCGAGATGGGTGCGCACGCCAcgcgcacgcttcgttttccaagatagctgccagatgacgctcatgtctcgcgggtgacgtgacctgatgcgctcgttcgcatccgctgcacgctcgaggcaccttgaagcagcacctccagaataccattcaccgatttccttacaggacgtcaaataaacgttttgttcactctctccagacgcaagactaccgtctttctactgcatttgcagtgtaacatgcaggtaaggggccaatttttttttatatcacgACGCCGCGGCGAATGCCCTAGCCCCGCGCGGTAAAGTCGCACAACGCCGTACAATACTGAAGGTTCTGCACACACCGGTCATCCCCGGTTTCACACCGGTCGTCCTCGGTGATCGGCAAGCGTACTGCTTAAGCCGATTGAGGAGGCCACAGTTTGAGCGTAAAATTTCATAAAACACGAAACCTAGAGTGGAATCTGGAGCGAGTGTCTACACGAGTAGAAgaacttgttgggctagttggttgatcaTTGCAAAAAATAATTTCAGCGTTAACACAcgacacattcacacacacacagacacacaccacACATAGCTCGGCGCGTGTTAGAtgcgcctgtgtgtgtgtgtgtgtgtgtgtgtgtgtgtgtgtgtgtgtgtgtgtgtgtgtgtgtgtgtgtgtgtgtgtgtgtgtgtgtgtgtgtgcgtgtgcgtgtgtgtgtgtgtgtgtgtgtgtgtgtgtgtgtgtgtgtgtgtgtgtgtgtgtgtgtgtgtgtgtgtgtgtgtgtgtgtgtgtgtgtgtgtgtgtgtgtgtgtgtgtgtgtgtgtgtgtgtgtgtgtgtgtgtgtgtgtgtgtgtgtgtgtgtgtgtgtgtgtgtgcgcgcgctcaaATTAATTTTCGAAATGTCTACGTGGGGCACGCGAGGCTGATCGAGCGGTGCTTCAAACACCATGGCTCGGAATAGAGAAATCAAACCTCCCATATACACATGATGACGACAAGCCTCAGTTGTGTGGTTGTGTTATTGGTCTTATTGTGTATGTGTTTTATGAACACTGGTTTCCTAGATTCCAAGCTATGTACCAACAGGCTAGACACCAGATTCTCCAATTACAATGCAATCGATGAAAAGTAGAAATTTTGTATCTGCTTCGGGTGGATTCGTTCTAGGCATTCGCGCTGGTCATTCATCGACAATAAAACAAAGTGACATGAACTTATTCTCAATAAAGACTTGCTTCATTCTTCCAAATATAATGCTCATTGCAGGAACTCTGTAAGTAACCTCGATATTGACCCAAAACCGGGACAAATTCAACCGAACTGGTGTATTATAGAATGGTAGGAATTCTCGAGATTTGGCGCTAGCAGATAATGAAGAAGTTTTTTAGAAAATGGTGAAAATAAACATTAGTTTTCAACTCGGATGCATAATCAATTTATGGAAATAAAAATACTGCATAGAAAAGTAAACACTAAAAACATTATTTTATACCAACGGCAGGCACCTGTGCTCATGCGTAGAAAGATCGTGAAAACATTGGTCCTTATATACAACGGATCTCTCACTCCACCATAAAGACCATTCAGTACAGAGCAGAAATAATCTTTTTAACGCCGGGAGATTCAGGGGATCATTGAAGGGGCGTTCACGTACAATCGTCGTCATTTCGCAGCCACGTTGAGTGCGTCTAGAAAAGACGTAGTTATATACAGACAATAAAGTGACATCTATGCAGTTCCCTTGGTATATTTCGGATTATATATTAATGGGGATCGGTGCGTGAATGACACTTCGCGAAAACTCTCAAATACCAACCGCAAATACGCAACGTAGACTAAATCAGGAAAGCTAGCATGCTCTTGCCACTTTAAAGACGATACCGTTCCTTGCGCCGCTCCCTGACACGCACATATATGCATGCCTGTTAACACTTAGGCCGGGTGAAACTGCTGCGCGCAGAACCAAATTTAAACTGAAAACGCCGTAGAAAGTTAGCTAAGTAACGCAATTGGATCATATCTTTGTACTTCTCTTCATTCCCACCATAGTTGAATGACCGCGCCGACCGATTTTACTCAAGGTTATAGTACAAGTCTGTATGAAGTTCAGCAAGCGACGGGAGCACGAAAAAATCACCCCcaaagcactccgtacaaatggttaaccaggaAAAGCTGAAACGTGTGTTTCCGGTGTTCAGCAGTGGGTTGAATGCGACGCTTCATTCAAGCCTTTCGCAGATTGCGTTGAAGAAACTAGACATTGGTGGGTCCAATCCACCCCTTCCCGATGCGGCAGCGATGCTCCCTTCCCTAAAGGAAACCACGCAAGCCGCTTCTTTATATCGGAGACTTCCATCCTCGTGATGGCTGTTTTCCCGGCTCTTGTCAAATTCCTGCCAAAAAGGACAAGGGGCCGCACAGGAAAATGAAGGAGGCTTCCATCGTCATATTCCGGAGCCACGGAACACCACCGGCGCGCTGCGCAGAACCGAAGCGGAATCGTGCAATGCAGAGCTTTGTTCAAAGAGAGAGTCCATATCTCCATGGTACTCGTGAATTTCTTTCCATTTTTCTCTGTTCGAACGACTCTTTGCTCTCTTCTCCTAACTCTGAAGTATAAACTCCCCCCTTAACCCCCCCGTACCGCGCCGCCGCTGATCCAAAAAGCCCCGCGCTGATCACGCGCCACCACCGGAGGTGAAAACAccggcgcgccgccgccggcTATTTCGGTACCGGCGTACAGGTCTACTTGGCACACACTAAACTACATATTCTGCAAGATTATGCCATGTTATTCCCTCTCCCTGTTGTTGTTCTTCCTCCCCCACATTCACCACTCATTTCCATCCTCTTGAAATACTAAGAATATGCACTGCAATTCTATAAGACAAGCTACGATAGGGAAATACCCGCTTTCATAGGCGCATACCTGCCACCATTTTCGCGACACACGCTAACATTACCCCCCACTTAAGTAGCTATCTTCACGGTCCTATGGTGATGACTACATAGAAGCAAGTCGACAAATATGCAAAGATCAACTCATTTATTGGCGTGCTCAGAAAAATTAACGAACATTCTCCGTAAAAGCGCACACAGGCACCACTCGCAAAGTGACAGCAGTGAGGCATCTCTGCTATAATTGACCATTGCTGAAAAGCGTCATTTAAGCATGCGCGATAGATTGTCTCAACGTTATCCGCGGTGCTTTTCGTCTACTCCAGAATAATCTCTACCACACTCGTCGTGCTCGCTATAGTAGAACAATCCGAAACAATTGTGAAAGTTTCCATACATTTCGACACGGCCTGAGCCGAGCTGTGGTAAAACGTGCAACTGATTCGGGGTGAGGCCCGGTCACACGAAAATATAGTAAAAGAACAAGCACGTGTGGCTTTTCTAAGGCTCTTCGACAAGTGCGCGTTGGAGAACACCAAATGATCAatatttgcggagccctccactacgacgtctctcgtaaacatatcgtagttttgggacataaaatcTCGATATATTAAGTCTTCGGCACCACGAATATACTGGTTATACGAATCAAAAGCTAAGTATACAACTGAGCATAGGTAAAATTCAAGACGGTACATGGAAATTATATGTAACTTTAATCATCCGCGAAATAAACGATACTAAGTGCGTTGACACATGGAGTACAAACTTGTAGAAATTGAAACAATAACGAATTAGGTCGCAATAAATTGTATACGGTCTGGCCGTATGTATGCTGCGTAATCATAATACTAAGCATGTTCAGGTTATGGCACGCTCCTCTTTTTTGGAAGAGGAAGGCAGCGTTTATCTCCAGCAGCAGCCGGCCTCAACCGGCGGCCACCGCCTGACTGGTGTGGCCCCGTCGAGCTGCATGCGAAGCGCCGTCTGTGGCAGCTGCAGCTTCGGGTTCGCTATGTCGAGCTCGGTCTCGCCCGAACCTACGGCGCTGCAGCGGTTGAAGGCCCGATGATATGCTACACTATGTCTCCGATCGGAGGCCCTGCGATTGTTGCGCCCAGAGCGGCCGCGTGCACGAACTTATGTCCGAGAGCAAGGCTTTCACGTGTAGGTTGCTGGCTCGGCACGTCTGTCGTGGTGAGCGACGCGTGAGAGACTTCGCGTGGCGGGTCTTGGTGGGTACATTATGGCGATGCGATTGACGATCGAGCCTGCAGTCCGAGGTGGTGGGGCGAAACCAACTTCTCCACACCTGTGAAGACAAGAAATGCGTCAAATTTGACCGTTGGTGAAACACGTCTTCTAAGCATACGTGGTGGAACATTCACAATGGCACATTTTTCACAAATTCTTTTACAGCTCGCTGAACCACCCACCTTACATCCCGCCATCATCGCCACGCACGTAAATGCGCGCGAGCCATCAACTGCAAGTAACCCGTCCACCAACCAGAATCGTACCATTTCAAGCCTTAATTTTTTCCTCAAGCTTCCAAGAACCGGAACAACCTGCCTCACC
This region includes:
- the LOC142777060 gene encoding uncharacterized protein LOC142777060, producing MTGLWNSSQATPADERAGVLATRPTLIVTCHRCHFTPPLASTDRYGNATSSWPRPRQLMVWRSWFRPTTSDCRLDRQSHRHNVPTKTRHAKSLTRRSPRQTCRASNLHVKALLSDISSCTRPLWAQQSQGLRSET